Proteins encoded together in one Rubripirellula reticaptiva window:
- a CDS encoding N-acyl amino acid synthase FeeM domain-containing protein — translation MSLQTPIPQTPAPALPAGVSNPALGLKKRSTLTSLLEFGIIHEQSDLEAAFGLVYESYIRAGLTDANETGIRLTPFHLLPTTEVFSARYEGNTVSTVSLIGDGYLGLPMEGIYSKEIKQLRDRGCRMAEIGCLADRRNSPVRFIELFATMGRMLARVAKVRGYDGLVAAVHPRHARLYQRILPFEQIGEVIECPYANGNPAVMVQLVFDDHLGSSLYERFFGVMASGFDTTLRHWSKETREYFKGHLQTDQERKDQQVSGQLAFAALTGQYVSRVEV, via the coding sequence ATGTCTTTGCAAACCCCGATTCCGCAAACGCCTGCACCGGCTCTGCCGGCCGGTGTGTCGAATCCGGCCCTTGGCCTTAAGAAGCGAAGTACACTGACTTCGCTCTTAGAGTTCGGAATCATTCACGAGCAAAGTGATTTGGAGGCCGCCTTTGGCTTGGTTTACGAATCGTATATCCGGGCCGGTTTGACGGACGCCAACGAGACAGGAATTCGCCTGACTCCGTTTCATCTTTTACCTACGACAGAAGTGTTTTCAGCTCGCTACGAAGGCAATACGGTTTCGACCGTTTCGCTAATTGGCGACGGATACCTCGGGCTTCCGATGGAAGGAATCTATTCCAAGGAAATCAAGCAACTGCGGGACCGTGGATGCCGAATGGCCGAAATCGGCTGTCTCGCCGACCGGCGAAATTCTCCGGTTCGATTCATCGAACTGTTTGCCACGATGGGGCGAATGTTGGCTCGAGTCGCGAAAGTCCGCGGATACGACGGACTCGTCGCCGCCGTTCATCCTCGCCATGCACGACTCTATCAGCGAATTTTGCCTTTTGAGCAAATTGGCGAAGTCATCGAATGTCCGTACGCAAACGGCAACCCAGCGGTCATGGTCCAGTTGGTCTTTGACGATCATTTGGGGTCGTCGCTGTATGAGCGATTTTTCGGCGTCATGGCGAGCGGGTTCGACACGACGCTACGTCATTGGTCCAAAGAAACACGCGAATACTTCAAAGGCCATTTGCAAACCGACCAAGAGCGCAAGGACCAGCAAGTCAGTGGTCAATTGGCATTTGCCGCACTGACAGGTCAGTATGTTTCTCGCGTCGAAGTTTAG
- a CDS encoding ABC transporter permease: protein MYRWLLCFRYLRTRYIALASIISVTLGVATLIVVNSVMAGFSAEMHDRLHGLASDILIECHTSGGMPDPDARMAEIMDVCGDQIAGSSVSVHVPAMLGIDFNGQLVTRHVNLVGVEADTYDTVSHFGRYLLHPENKTHASFDLRAEGYAPDRDSFPPSGWNYRQARAQYEKALEIERKRFNAMQGPIETDAAATDGTTTDTVAANTASTGPSMGFAAPGEFLTSPNGEEVATEFDPMVDQYPGLILGISTCSVRYRDEENNVADRFYCRPGDDVRMMFPNAADNTKVVNQKFTVVDMYESGMSEYDSTFAFCRLDQLQDFRGMINPESGVRSVTTIQLKLIEGADLNEVRDALRRRFPPTIFAYDIQTWRDMQGPLLAAVRLETTILNILLFLIIAVAGFGILATFFMIVVEKTRDIGTLKALGASGGGVMSIFLSYGLLLGFLGSGTGLVGGLLFVRHINSVAGVIEKITGQEVFDPTVYYFTEIPTIIHPFTLVWVMLGAVGIAAMASVLPALRAARMHPVRALRFE, encoded by the coding sequence ATGTATCGCTGGCTACTTTGTTTTCGCTACTTACGCACCCGCTACATCGCGCTGGCTTCGATCATCAGCGTGACATTGGGTGTGGCGACATTGATCGTCGTGAACAGCGTTATGGCTGGTTTCTCAGCCGAAATGCATGACCGGCTTCACGGACTAGCATCCGACATTCTGATCGAATGTCACACCAGCGGCGGCATGCCTGATCCAGACGCTCGAATGGCCGAAATCATGGACGTCTGCGGCGACCAGATCGCCGGCTCGTCGGTCAGCGTTCACGTCCCTGCAATGCTGGGAATCGACTTCAACGGGCAACTGGTCACTCGCCATGTCAACTTGGTTGGCGTCGAAGCCGACACTTATGACACCGTCAGTCATTTCGGTCGCTATCTGCTGCACCCTGAAAATAAGACTCACGCCAGTTTCGATTTGCGAGCCGAGGGTTACGCGCCCGATCGCGACAGCTTCCCTCCCTCGGGCTGGAATTATCGCCAAGCTCGAGCCCAGTACGAAAAAGCACTTGAAATTGAACGAAAACGATTCAACGCCATGCAGGGGCCAATCGAAACCGACGCTGCTGCGACTGACGGTACCACGACTGACACCGTCGCCGCCAATACTGCAAGCACAGGCCCCTCTATGGGATTCGCCGCGCCCGGCGAATTCCTGACCTCACCCAATGGCGAAGAAGTTGCTACCGAATTCGATCCTATGGTCGACCAGTACCCAGGCTTGATCCTGGGTATTTCAACTTGTAGCGTTCGATACCGCGACGAAGAGAACAACGTCGCCGACCGCTTCTACTGTCGCCCCGGCGACGATGTGCGGATGATGTTCCCCAATGCGGCTGACAACACAAAAGTCGTCAATCAAAAGTTCACCGTCGTCGACATGTACGAATCGGGCATGAGTGAATACGACAGCACGTTTGCGTTTTGCCGACTTGATCAACTGCAAGATTTCCGCGGCATGATCAATCCTGAATCGGGTGTTCGCAGTGTCACAACGATTCAATTGAAATTGATCGAAGGCGCTGATCTTAACGAAGTCCGCGACGCGCTTCGCCGTCGCTTCCCGCCAACGATCTTCGCCTACGACATCCAAACTTGGCGTGACATGCAGGGACCACTGCTGGCCGCAGTGCGTTTGGAAACAACGATCCTGAACATTTTATTGTTCCTGATCATCGCGGTGGCCGGCTTCGGAATCCTGGCGACGTTCTTCATGATCGTGGTCGAAAAGACTCGTGACATCGGAACACTCAAAGCACTCGGTGCCTCCGGCGGCGGTGTGATGAGCATCTTCCTGAGCTACGGACTGCTACTCGGCTTCCTGGGCAGCGGGACCGGCTTGGTCGGTGGACTGCTGTTCGTACGTCACATCAATTCGGTTGCCGGGGTGATCGAAAAAATCACCGGACAAGAAGTCTTTGATCCAACGGTGTATTACTTCACTGAAATTCCCACGATCATCCATCCGTTCACATTGGTGTGGGTGATGTTGGGTGCGGTCGGGATCGCGGCGATGGCCAGCGTGCTGCCAGCCCTGCGAGCCGCTCGCATGCACCCGGTTCGCGCTTTGCGATTCGAGTAA
- a CDS encoding exosortase/archaeosortase family protein — MGSTRPSKRRRSSTHRINLQESSSASRPAEKLLPLAAFGTTASWLAIGVPVLLVAIYAYWPTLVWMEDAWRNEPDYSHGYVVPFLALMLLSHRSDSFPGVRAGASYGGVWLVALAVAMRFASRLLYMDFLDGYSLLPLVAGCVWTLLGPLAMMWSLPAIGFLFFMIPLPYQAESLLSWKLQGISTSLSTTMLRVLGQPAVSEGHVIWIGDQRLLVEQACSGMRIFIGVAALAYFWAAMVTRSWVDRVVLLLAVVPLAVLVNSLRITVVGLLYQIVSGTNYRHAIHDWSGYLMIPVAFTLLWAIKKYWEHLYRPVEHLTARDFVHRAT, encoded by the coding sequence TTGGGAAGCACTCGACCAAGCAAACGCCGCCGTAGCAGCACACACCGAATCAATCTTCAGGAAAGTTCGTCGGCGAGTCGTCCGGCCGAAAAGCTGTTGCCGCTTGCTGCGTTTGGAACCACCGCGTCTTGGCTAGCGATCGGCGTGCCCGTTTTGCTGGTTGCGATCTATGCCTATTGGCCGACGCTGGTCTGGATGGAAGACGCTTGGCGGAACGAGCCCGACTACTCGCACGGTTATGTTGTGCCTTTCTTGGCGCTGATGCTGCTCTCACATCGCAGCGATTCGTTTCCCGGTGTCCGAGCGGGGGCGAGTTACGGCGGAGTATGGCTGGTCGCATTGGCTGTTGCCATGCGTTTTGCCAGTCGCTTGCTATACATGGATTTTTTAGATGGCTATTCGTTGTTGCCGCTGGTTGCCGGTTGTGTTTGGACGCTGCTTGGTCCGTTGGCAATGATGTGGAGTTTGCCAGCGATCGGCTTTTTGTTTTTCATGATTCCGTTGCCGTACCAAGCGGAAAGCTTGCTCAGTTGGAAGCTGCAGGGCATTTCAACTTCGCTTAGCACAACGATGCTTCGTGTGCTTGGTCAGCCTGCGGTTTCGGAAGGTCACGTGATTTGGATTGGCGATCAGCGATTGCTCGTGGAGCAGGCGTGTTCGGGGATGCGGATCTTCATTGGTGTTGCCGCGTTGGCGTATTTCTGGGCCGCAATGGTCACGCGAAGTTGGGTCGATCGGGTCGTGCTTCTGCTTGCCGTTGTGCCGCTTGCTGTGCTTGTCAATTCGCTTCGAATTACGGTTGTCGGCCTGCTGTATCAAATCGTTAGCGGTACCAATTATCGCCATGCGATCCATGACTGGTCGGGCTACTTGATGATCCCCGTAGCGTTCACTTTACTGTGGGCGATCAAGAAATATTGGGAACATTTGTACCGCCCCGTTGAACACCTGACTGCACGTGACTTCGTGCATCGGGCTACTTGA
- a CDS encoding tetratricopeptide repeat protein — protein MSTTRAETPRSDSRRSTNKGHVIKSRSELDEQYNAAREAKLEQRRFTWRVNSRLLIASLAVVAVGAVLAAISYFYFSASTANTFLQLAETAESEKDFSAQAKWLQRYSLVNPEDHDAIYKMALAADRDAALAISDQLDLQELGGRIDASRRSLSLAIGPVGAKDRDKVADLRRRLIRRLLQLGGRWNREAEQQIVLLDAAQNDPQALVSICIALVGQLQDGSYQTRYPNRQDAVTEDASYWEWLANQKVGYVLATAFKQQPDNIELASHMLTAPALYSEQFSFDDQQEGLTASELAELKELALKTLGNSPASRAKLILGRHLAESGDLAQATEVLAEAAEAATARLQQVATPPPATASQDVAAESASSLVFDDSSEAFTTSSLAPAVFWDYLVVYESASILSESNPQRSLATLQTLLAIDLPRTPPEIVEKAYLLSGSLQASSGDVASAVRTLSEGVEQSGGNSVPLLSELAHVQRNSERYAELVSTTEQLADAIEKSKRNLAGELASGMDQAERVAAGRYLDSAGWMLDVMRGTIAKSQGDSLTAMRIFDEAMRSSVDVDSSIRVAVADDLASLQREQGMWDQAAYTLDRASLLAPTDGRLHLKAAQAWSRTGNTEQAMRHWRSSNIGEMPEIQIAQVQSRLQQEFQLLPSQRDFGSIRSGVAQLRKALRLARETSASNVSQKAGENQAGNGEDSSDAELAESLVLLKAIELTVPLEKQSIGEAAAQDAIAQSLDQLASENVKNARLQAFVAEQLSQLGESELAMKAIGRMETLPDADPTDCVIVKSKVVSVTDPIAAANLLIEQASADAGRSADLLELAAAYANRGADAELVYQALTQIDPANRTLATLYDIAIVAKRLPSGSKQLSVDGKVVSAEQLSGIWEDRLQQREGKEGTYWRFLRASDLMAQQKLAKGPVDSKDPRVVEIKSLLKQVLALRPRWGEAISLNGQVLALEGKNDEAIIQLRRGIAAGDNQISARRLLWKLLILVDRGDEAEEEIRNSSLAHQSDLDLNSAMRIDLAESRGDYTKSMELAQDFAEQNPDDFLSHMILAVTGTTALKNIGDGDERQGILKQTVAAIKRAEVLSVTDSPLVLAMKLDLAVVLDERQQIDQAIARVMDSKMDELPKSRLLARAYFAKKDFDKTLEHLTTADRLDPSSRSQLDLAEFYEATDRVESQIQAMYLALLRDPSDSQLRNRLAQKMVTSATGDKVPDWDLISELLSGQNAADSSNQWMYAVLLGSEALREIENDGVSASNRERLEQSQKLLRGLITDETRSSDDATRFLAMLLEKTASLELVSSKDLDAEIRSLYVSLYDRGKRNPVDIYRYAQYLLAKGDSKDQSRLKNLADEMKVASPATIQCLEVCLQLADRLGKSKDFPIVVTQWAENAIRATAADDPDKVKATAIYSTAGRTMVKLDLVDQSIRWFEKAYQTSSEELAPYIFALTRADQPKRAIDVCLEHFRSNSDPVSATLFLETLLGMKDLQAQVEISKTNAKVVDRAVELFQGDAGLLESVGTLRMTEGDFEGAVLAFQSALKKDPLRIRTLNNLAMAFSEINGRESEGLAPIEAAIELSNQDSELLDTKGVVQLASGRIAEAEITFEKAFAQSHEPRHLFHVIIAQLVQGKESQAKANWGKLDLSNVDLSGLTPNERAKLGQIKSKFSSRL, from the coding sequence ATGAGTACCACTCGCGCAGAAACGCCACGCAGCGACTCTAGGCGATCCACCAATAAAGGACACGTCATTAAGTCCCGTAGCGAATTAGACGAGCAATACAACGCCGCACGTGAAGCGAAGCTAGAGCAGCGTCGTTTCACTTGGCGAGTCAATTCTCGTTTGTTGATTGCGTCGCTGGCGGTGGTAGCCGTGGGGGCCGTTCTCGCGGCGATATCATATTTCTACTTTTCGGCTTCGACAGCAAATACGTTCTTGCAGCTTGCAGAAACCGCAGAAAGTGAAAAAGACTTCTCGGCCCAAGCGAAATGGCTGCAGCGATATTCGCTGGTCAATCCGGAAGATCATGATGCCATTTACAAAATGGCTTTAGCGGCTGATCGGGATGCGGCGCTGGCAATTAGCGATCAGCTTGATTTGCAGGAATTGGGCGGCCGGATCGATGCGTCGCGCCGATCGCTTAGCTTGGCGATCGGCCCAGTCGGTGCAAAAGATCGCGATAAAGTTGCTGATCTTCGGCGTCGTTTGATTCGCCGCTTGCTTCAACTTGGTGGCCGTTGGAACCGAGAGGCTGAGCAGCAAATAGTGCTCTTGGACGCGGCTCAGAATGATCCGCAAGCACTCGTGTCGATTTGCATCGCTTTGGTTGGCCAGTTGCAGGACGGTTCGTACCAGACACGATACCCAAATCGGCAAGATGCGGTTACCGAAGATGCAAGTTACTGGGAGTGGCTGGCGAATCAAAAAGTCGGCTACGTGCTTGCGACTGCCTTTAAGCAACAACCTGACAATATCGAGTTGGCGTCACATATGCTGACAGCACCGGCTCTGTACTCCGAACAATTTTCGTTCGATGACCAACAAGAAGGTTTAACGGCAAGTGAGCTTGCCGAGCTCAAAGAATTGGCGTTAAAAACGCTTGGTAATTCGCCCGCGAGTCGCGCCAAGTTGATTCTTGGACGACATCTCGCCGAAAGCGGTGACCTGGCGCAAGCGACTGAGGTGCTCGCAGAAGCGGCTGAGGCTGCGACCGCGCGGCTCCAGCAAGTCGCTACGCCGCCTCCTGCTACCGCTTCGCAAGACGTTGCAGCCGAGTCGGCGTCAAGCTTGGTGTTTGATGACTCGTCTGAGGCATTCACGACCTCCAGCCTTGCCCCGGCGGTGTTCTGGGATTATCTGGTGGTCTACGAGTCGGCTTCCATCTTGTCGGAGTCGAACCCGCAGCGATCTTTGGCGACACTCCAGACGCTGCTGGCAATTGATTTGCCACGAACACCACCGGAGATCGTTGAGAAAGCGTATCTGCTTTCGGGGTCACTTCAGGCGTCCAGTGGCGATGTGGCCTCGGCCGTTCGGACGCTCAGTGAGGGCGTCGAGCAATCCGGTGGAAACAGCGTTCCGTTGCTGTCCGAGTTGGCGCACGTGCAACGTAATAGTGAGCGCTACGCAGAATTGGTCAGTACAACGGAACAGTTGGCAGACGCAATCGAAAAATCCAAGCGAAACCTTGCCGGTGAACTTGCCAGCGGGATGGATCAGGCGGAACGAGTTGCTGCGGGACGCTACTTGGATTCGGCGGGCTGGATGTTGGATGTCATGCGTGGGACCATTGCAAAGTCGCAAGGCGACTCGCTGACTGCGATGCGCATTTTCGATGAAGCGATGCGATCAAGTGTCGATGTCGATTCAAGCATTCGAGTCGCCGTCGCAGACGATCTAGCCAGCTTGCAGCGCGAGCAAGGGATGTGGGACCAAGCGGCCTATACGCTTGATCGTGCGAGTCTGTTGGCGCCGACCGATGGTCGATTGCACCTCAAGGCAGCGCAGGCTTGGTCGCGAACTGGCAATACTGAACAAGCAATGCGGCACTGGCGATCCAGCAACATTGGTGAGATGCCAGAAATCCAAATCGCTCAGGTACAATCGCGTCTGCAGCAGGAGTTTCAACTCTTGCCAAGTCAACGGGACTTCGGTTCGATTCGAAGCGGGGTTGCTCAGTTGCGAAAGGCGCTCAGGTTAGCGCGTGAGACTTCAGCCTCGAACGTGTCGCAGAAGGCCGGCGAGAACCAGGCAGGAAATGGCGAGGATTCTTCTGACGCGGAGTTGGCTGAGTCATTGGTATTGCTGAAGGCAATCGAGTTGACGGTGCCGCTAGAAAAACAGTCGATCGGCGAAGCGGCCGCGCAGGACGCGATCGCCCAGTCGCTTGATCAGTTGGCCAGCGAGAACGTCAAAAACGCGAGGTTGCAGGCGTTTGTTGCTGAACAGCTTAGTCAGTTGGGTGAATCGGAACTTGCGATGAAGGCCATTGGCCGAATGGAAACACTGCCCGATGCCGATCCGACGGATTGTGTAATCGTTAAGTCCAAAGTTGTTTCAGTCACTGATCCAATCGCAGCGGCTAATCTGCTGATCGAGCAGGCTTCGGCCGATGCAGGTCGCTCGGCTGACTTGCTGGAATTGGCTGCCGCCTACGCGAACCGTGGTGCTGATGCTGAACTGGTTTATCAAGCATTGACCCAAATCGATCCGGCAAATCGAACGCTGGCGACGTTGTATGACATTGCCATTGTCGCCAAGCGACTGCCAAGCGGTTCGAAGCAGCTTTCAGTAGATGGAAAGGTTGTATCAGCGGAACAGCTATCAGGTATATGGGAAGATCGGCTTCAGCAACGTGAAGGCAAGGAAGGAACTTATTGGCGATTCTTGCGAGCCAGCGACCTGATGGCTCAGCAGAAGCTCGCAAAGGGCCCCGTCGATTCGAAGGACCCGCGGGTCGTGGAAATCAAGTCGCTACTCAAGCAAGTTTTAGCTCTACGGCCGCGTTGGGGCGAAGCAATTTCTCTAAATGGTCAAGTCCTTGCGCTCGAAGGTAAAAACGACGAGGCGATCATTCAGCTTCGTCGTGGGATTGCCGCTGGGGACAACCAAATTTCAGCGAGAAGGCTTCTTTGGAAGCTGCTGATCCTTGTTGATCGAGGAGATGAAGCGGAAGAGGAAATTCGTAATTCGTCGCTTGCTCATCAATCGGATCTTGATCTTAATTCTGCGATGCGAATTGACTTGGCAGAAAGCCGCGGCGACTACACCAAGAGTATGGAATTGGCCCAGGATTTCGCTGAACAAAATCCGGATGACTTCCTGTCTCATATGATTCTTGCGGTCACAGGAACTACCGCACTGAAGAACATTGGTGACGGCGACGAACGTCAGGGCATTCTGAAGCAAACGGTGGCGGCGATCAAACGGGCCGAAGTATTGTCGGTGACTGACTCACCACTGGTGCTAGCGATGAAGCTTGACCTCGCGGTTGTGCTTGATGAGCGTCAGCAGATTGACCAAGCGATTGCTAGAGTGATGGACAGCAAGATGGACGAATTGCCAAAGTCGCGTCTGCTGGCCCGGGCGTATTTTGCGAAGAAAGATTTCGATAAGACGCTCGAGCACCTGACGACCGCCGATCGACTTGATCCGTCTTCTCGATCGCAATTGGACCTAGCCGAGTTTTACGAGGCGACGGACCGTGTCGAAAGTCAAATTCAGGCAATGTATCTTGCCTTGCTGCGAGATCCATCCGATTCGCAACTGCGGAATCGTTTGGCCCAGAAAATGGTCACATCGGCAACCGGCGATAAAGTACCCGACTGGGATTTGATCAGTGAATTGTTGTCAGGTCAAAATGCCGCCGATTCCAGCAACCAATGGATGTATGCCGTTCTGCTTGGCAGCGAGGCTCTCCGTGAAATTGAAAACGACGGGGTGTCTGCGTCCAATCGAGAACGGCTAGAGCAATCACAAAAGCTGCTTCGGGGGCTGATCACCGACGAAACAAGAAGCAGTGATGATGCGACTCGCTTCTTGGCAATGTTGCTCGAAAAAACGGCGTCGCTCGAACTCGTCAGCAGTAAAGACTTGGATGCCGAAATCCGCTCGCTGTACGTAAGTCTGTACGATCGAGGCAAACGAAATCCCGTCGACATCTATCGTTACGCTCAATATCTGCTCGCCAAGGGGGATTCCAAGGACCAGTCACGGCTGAAGAATCTTGCCGACGAAATGAAGGTCGCTTCGCCGGCCACGATTCAGTGCCTCGAAGTCTGTTTGCAGCTTGCCGATCGACTTGGCAAGTCAAAGGATTTTCCAATCGTGGTCACTCAGTGGGCAGAAAATGCGATCAGGGCAACCGCTGCCGATGATCCGGATAAGGTTAAAGCAACCGCGATCTACTCCACCGCTGGAAGAACGATGGTCAAGCTTGACTTGGTTGATCAGTCGATTCGCTGGTTCGAAAAAGCTTATCAGACGAGTTCAGAAGAGCTTGCTCCTTACATCTTCGCTTTGACGCGAGCGGATCAGCCCAAGCGTGCCATTGACGTGTGTCTTGAGCACTTTAGGTCAAACTCGGATCCCGTTTCGGCAACTTTGTTTCTTGAAACTTTGTTGGGGATGAAGGATCTACAGGCTCAAGTCGAGATCTCGAAAACGAATGCGAAGGTCGTCGATCGAGCTGTCGAGTTGTTTCAAGGCGACGCCGGGCTGCTCGAAAGTGTCGGAACGCTCCGGATGACGGAAGGTGATTTTGAAGGAGCAGTGCTAGCATTTCAAAGTGCTCTCAAGAAAGATCCACTTCGAATTCGAACTCTCAATAACCTCGCGATGGCGTTTTCCGAAATCAACGGACGCGAGTCCGAAGGCCTCGCACCCATCGAGGCAGCGATCGAGCTTTCAAACCAGGATTCAGAGTTGCTCGACACCAAAGGGGTTGTCCAGTTGGCGTCGGGGCGTATAGCTGAAGCTGAGATTACGTTCGAGAAAGCGTTTGCTCAATCGCACGAACCCCGCCATCTCTTCCATGTGATCATCGCCCAGCTTGTTCAGGGCAAAGAATCGCAAGCGAAAGCGAATTGGGGAAAACTCGACTTAAGCAACGTTGATCTGTCGGGGTTGACGCCCAATGAGCGGGCCAAGTTGGGTCAGATCAAATCAAAATTTAGCTCCCGGCTATAA
- a CDS encoding polysaccharide biosynthesis tyrosine autokinase: MTTSRKKNAKPTHSKPTHSKLSGTVPSAAPRSSSKARAHAPVDSESSSFDPWILWVTFRRCWPWAVPAGMVLAGVAAMFVLQGFVPRYEATHLLVANDEYVVFDNVMKYSKDLARTETALILNPIVLVPALADPSLHDVPSLSNPATAEAHLRSNLTIKSGGDPKSLEIRYEDTDPEVAKNVCNAVAKSYLRQRDSFDAARVTNIEEWLEPEIQQWEQRVEERQARVQTLSEQTLGFAPGKAIEKAENESNLALLTQLRSEIGDLKIELSLFDAGLYDGGNLAASPVLAAAPMVVPEAVVKRGKPSESEIASHLEADPRVAELVQKVNRYRASVLDMEVNDMVRVNRDYYKELNKNLASAESELQSERREARDRTIEKLERFAEDEYERQKVAAKRTSEWQQEQFAAQAKELAQQSSKIQSEVSAAEKASRERQRFAIVSRLEILQAQYNEESERLEKFGGTTAQLQFAQDELAVASGVLKKLRDRVAAIKTERRQDGAVRTLAEATAPKSPIETVPYKKLAMASSVAFMVPFLIGLIFEYRVQRVTDASSFTRSGDMVPIMGEVARLPSGSRSQKGRRVFEESIDTLRANLFLSMDTSNVRSIAVVSGMSGEGKSSVSSQLALSIAKATGETVLLVDGDLRCPDQHEIFGLEMGDGFAGVLSGKTTLIEAVDTSLGALIHVLPAGRLTASPHRLMSPSGMKDFVDHALSHYSYVVMDTAPVLSAGETLAVASAVDASLICVMRDVSRIDNVTRTTRRLEAAGASIAGTVFSGVSARQYSYRYGDYHYALGDVPFGDSSSELSESSVS, from the coding sequence ATGACAACGTCACGCAAAAAAAACGCCAAGCCAACGCACTCCAAGCCGACGCACAGCAAGTTGTCCGGTACGGTTCCTAGTGCTGCCCCGCGGTCGTCATCCAAGGCCAGGGCGCATGCACCGGTCGACTCAGAATCGAGTTCGTTTGATCCTTGGATTTTGTGGGTAACGTTCCGCCGGTGTTGGCCGTGGGCAGTTCCTGCTGGAATGGTCTTGGCCGGTGTCGCCGCGATGTTTGTGTTGCAAGGGTTTGTGCCCCGATACGAAGCGACTCACTTGTTGGTTGCAAACGACGAGTATGTCGTCTTTGACAACGTGATGAAGTACAGTAAGGACTTGGCGAGAACCGAAACGGCACTGATCTTGAATCCAATCGTGTTGGTTCCCGCTTTGGCGGACCCGAGCCTACATGACGTCCCGAGTTTGTCGAATCCGGCCACCGCCGAAGCACACTTGCGTAGCAATTTGACGATCAAGAGTGGCGGAGATCCCAAGAGTCTTGAGATTCGCTATGAAGATACGGATCCCGAGGTAGCGAAAAACGTTTGTAACGCAGTCGCCAAATCATACCTGCGGCAGCGTGATTCGTTCGATGCCGCTCGTGTGACAAATATCGAGGAATGGCTCGAGCCAGAGATTCAGCAATGGGAACAAAGAGTCGAAGAACGCCAGGCGCGGGTGCAGACGCTCAGTGAACAGACGCTTGGGTTTGCACCTGGCAAGGCTATCGAGAAAGCCGAAAACGAGTCAAATCTTGCTTTGCTGACGCAGTTGCGTTCGGAAATCGGGGATTTGAAAATTGAGTTGAGCTTGTTTGATGCTGGCCTGTATGACGGGGGCAACCTCGCAGCGTCGCCAGTTCTTGCGGCGGCTCCGATGGTCGTTCCAGAGGCGGTGGTAAAGCGTGGTAAGCCGAGCGAATCGGAAATTGCGTCGCATTTGGAAGCCGATCCGCGAGTAGCAGAGTTGGTTCAGAAAGTGAACCGGTACCGCGCCAGCGTCTTGGATATGGAAGTCAACGATATGGTGCGAGTCAATCGTGACTACTACAAGGAACTGAACAAGAACCTTGCGAGTGCGGAAAGCGAGCTGCAGTCGGAGCGACGCGAAGCTCGTGACCGTACGATTGAAAAACTCGAGCGATTCGCCGAGGACGAATACGAACGTCAAAAAGTTGCCGCGAAGCGCACAAGTGAATGGCAGCAAGAACAGTTCGCTGCTCAGGCGAAAGAATTGGCGCAGCAGTCTTCAAAAATCCAGTCAGAAGTTTCGGCTGCCGAGAAGGCGAGTCGTGAAAGGCAGCGTTTCGCAATCGTTTCGCGACTCGAGATCCTGCAGGCTCAGTATAACGAAGAGAGTGAACGCCTCGAGAAGTTTGGTGGTACGACCGCACAGCTTCAGTTTGCCCAAGACGAGCTTGCGGTTGCTTCGGGTGTTTTGAAGAAACTTCGCGATCGCGTCGCGGCAATTAAAACCGAGCGACGCCAGGATGGTGCCGTTCGCACCTTGGCGGAAGCCACGGCACCAAAGTCGCCGATTGAAACCGTGCCGTACAAGAAGCTGGCCATGGCTTCGTCGGTTGCTTTCATGGTTCCGTTCTTGATCGGGTTGATTTTCGAGTATCGCGTTCAGCGAGTCACCGACGCATCGTCGTTCACCAGGTCGGGTGACATGGTGCCAATCATGGGTGAGGTTGCTCGTCTGCCATCGGGTTCCCGGTCACAGAAGGGGCGGCGAGTCTTTGAAGAGAGTATCGATACACTTCGCGCAAACTTGTTCTTGTCGATGGACACTAGCAATGTTCGATCGATTGCGGTCGTCAGTGGAATGTCGGGTGAGGGCAAGAGTAGCGTTTCGTCGCAGCTCGCTCTTTCGATTGCAAAGGCTACAGGCGAAACCGTGTTGTTGGTTGACGGTGACTTGCGCTGTCCCGACCAGCACGAAATCTTCGGGCTTGAAATGGGTGATGGTTTTGCGGGTGTCCTGTCAGGCAAGACCACACTCATTGAAGCCGTCGATACCAGCTTGGGTGCATTGATTCATGTGTTACCCGCTGGTCGATTGACGGCCAGCCCGCACCGGTTGATGAGCCCGTCCGGTATGAAGGACTTCGTTGATCATGCTTTGTCGCATTACAGCTATGTCGTGATGGACACCGCCCCCGTTTTGTCCGCTGGCGAAACTCTTGCGGTCGCCTCAGCTGTTGATGCTTCGTTGATCTGTGTGATGCGTGACGTTAGCCGTATCGACAACGTGACTCGTACCACGCGTCGGCTCGAAGCGGCCGGCGCTAGCATCGCTGGCACGGTGTTTTCGGGTGTTTCAGCACGTCAGTACTCTTACCGATATGGCGATTATCACTATGCCCTTGGTGACGTTCCGTTTGGCGATTCATCGTCGGAATTAAGCGAGTCTAGTGTCTCGTAG